tgtattaaaatggCTAAAGACGATAAAATTATGCACTGACTATAACATTACGTAGAAGCTCAGCTGACCACCCAAATTAGGGTAACACACAACCCATGTGCATGCTTCATCCGTTGCTGGAGTGAACACGCATGTGTCTGTTCAGGTTGCCGGACTGGGAGAAACGGAGGAGGCAGAGTTTACACTGGTACGGCTTCTCCCCACTGTGTATCCGTAAATGCTTGGTCAGGGTCGAACTGTCCGAGAACGCCTTCTTACACAGACGACACCGGTACGGTCGCTCGCCTGAGTGCGTGCGCATGTGTGTCGTCACTGAAGAACTCTGGGAAAAATGGCGATCGCAGACGGGGCAATGGAACGGCTTTTCCCCGCTGTGCGTTCGCGCATGCGCGGTCAGATTAGCTGCTTGAGAAAATGACTTGTTACAAGCATTACATTTATACGGTTTTTCGCCGGAATGAGTCCGAAGATGGGTCTTAAGCGTGCTCGGGCGCGCGTATGTCTTTCCACAAATTCTGCACAAGTTAATTTTAGAATTGTCAGGACTGTGTGGTAAATGAAAAGGTCTCTCTTCCATAAACTTCCCTCGCCTGAATTGGTTTGGAGGGTAGAACCTCGGGCTTGTTTTGATGTCGTCTGGTACTTTATAATAGAACGCTCGGTTTTCAGGCGCGCTTGGTCGGAAGTCTGACGACAGTGAGTAGTGTTGAGGGTAGTAGCTTTGTGAGTAGGGGCTGTACTGGGGCTGGAACTCGTGGGAGGAATGCTGGTAGTCTTGACCTGGCGTGTAGTGTTGGGAGCTAGTCTGCCATTGTTGAGGTGGATTACAATTGTTTCCAAAATTAGGCGGCACTACATTCATACTCATGGAGACGTTGACACTCATCGCCGGAAATACGCCATGTTGCTGAGTGTTGATATGGTCGCCG
The Mya arenaria isolate MELC-2E11 chromosome 12, ASM2691426v1 DNA segment above includes these coding regions:
- the LOC128210547 gene encoding protein glass-like, with translation MVYSEDGDRRLMKQENGFRRPDLLTSSPSPSMYPEIWRPPTPERQEMSSRSPLQLNTAAVPVNTGSYALPPPAYEQDNYPNVLAFSPTYKEFAVYKDKAPSHEVPETVLSLKNAVVHTSFGGPLSPLSPTMHIGPLTPGGLPNQPQQPLPYTVSGGQVHPVSYSGRGSPQYSSVHAQIHGDHINTQQHGVFPAMSVNVSMSMNVVPPNFGNNCNPPQQWQTSSQHYTPGQDYQHSSHEFQPQYSPYSQSYYPQHYSLSSDFRPSAPENRAFYYKVPDDIKTSPRFYPPNQFRRGKFMEERPFHLPHSPDNSKINLCRICGKTYARPSTLKTHLRTHSGEKPYKCNACNKSFSQAANLTAHARTHSGEKPFHCPVCDRHFSQSSSVTTHMRTHSGERPYRCRLCKKAFSDSSTLTKHLRIHSGEKPYQCKLCLLRFSQSGNLNRHMRVHSSNG